The Diospyros lotus cultivar Yz01 chromosome 15, ASM1463336v1, whole genome shotgun sequence genome has a window encoding:
- the LOC127792585 gene encoding uncharacterized protein LOC127792585: MEGAGSRLGRVSSRYGGSAATFSGPVRKWKKQWIQLPSSSLVSYNHHNSTHTSRSSTAYASNLSGNGKLNSTNNSSSSSPSSAPLLCRWAPAADSEPPRRKFRYTPIAILEEQKKEAGKVDEKAKTGMFKVATTATESEADLAFEKTNAEIAFMEEILEDAKEDEVGVAWKESKMSYLNVDCCLTPH; the protein is encoded by the exons ATGGAGGGAGCGGGGTCCAGGCTGGGGAGGGTGTCGTCCAGGTACGGCGGCTCGGCGGCGACGTTCAGCGGACCCGTCCGAAAATGGAAGAAGCAATGGATCCAACTCCCATCTTCCTCGCTCGTCTCCTACAACCACCATAACAGCACCCACACCTCTCGATCATCTACCGCCTACGCTTCTAATCTTTCCGGCAATGGAAAGCTCAATTCCACTAACAACTCCagttcttcttccccttcctctGCTCCGCTGCTCTGCCGCTGGGCCCCCGCCGCGGACTCGGAGCCTCCCCGCCGCAAGTTCCGCTATACTCCG ATTGCCATCctagaagaacaaaaaaaggaGGCTGGAAAGGTTGATGAGAAAGCTAAAACAGGCATGTTCAAGGTGGCTACAACTGCAACGGAATCTGAGGCTGATCTTGCCTTTGAGAAAACCAACGCTGAGATTGCTTTTATGGAAGAAATTCTG GAGGACGCAAAGGAAGATGAAGTGGGAGTGGCATGGAAAGAGTCAAAGATGAGCTACCTAAATGTGGATTGTTGCCTCACACCACACTGA